From Pan paniscus chromosome 9, NHGRI_mPanPan1-v2.0_pri, whole genome shotgun sequence, the proteins below share one genomic window:
- the TUB gene encoding tubby protein homolog isoform X2 has protein sequence MTSKPHSDWIPYSVLDDEGRNLRQQKLDRQRALLEQKQKKKRQEPLMVQANADGRPRSRRARQSEEQAPLVESYLSSSGSTSYQVQEADSLASVQLGATRPTAPASAKRTKAAATAGGQGGAARKEKKGKHKGTSGPAALAEDKSEAQGPVQILTVGQSDHAQDAGETAAGGGERPSGQDLRATMQRKGISSSMSFDEDEEDEEENSSSSSQLNSNTRPSSATSRKSVREAASAPSPTAPEQPVDVEVQDLEEFALRPAPQGITIKCRITRDKKGMDRGMYPTYFLHLDREDGKKVFLLAGRKRKKSKTSNYLISVDPTDLSRGGDSYIGKLRSNLMGTKFTVYDNGVNPQKASSSTLESGTLRQELAAVCYETNVLGFKGPRKMSVIVPGMNMVHERVSIRPRNEHETLLARWQNKNTESIIELQNKTPVWNDDTQSYVLNFHGRVTQASVKNFQIIHGNDPDYIVMQFGRVAEDVFTMDYNYPLCALQAFAIALSSFDSKLACE, from the exons ATGACTTCCAAGCCGCATTCCGACTGGATTCCCTACAG TGTCTTAGATGATGAGGGCAGAAACCTGAGGCAGCAGAAGCTTGATCGGCAG CGGGCCCTGCtggagcagaagcagaagaagaagcGCCAGGAGCCCCTGATGGTGCAGGCCAATGCAGATGGGCGGCCCCGGAGCCGGCGGGCCCGGCAGTCAGAGGAACAAGCCCCCCTGGTGGAGTCCTAcctcagcagcagtggcagcaccAGCTACCAAG TTCAAGAGGCCGACTCACTCGCCAGTGTGCAGCTGGGAGCCACGCGCCCAACAGCACCAGCTTCGGCCAAGAGAACCAAGGCGGCAGCTACAGCAGGGGGCCAGGGTGGCGCCGctaggaaggagaagaagggaaaGCACAAAG GCACCAGCGGGCCAGCAGCACTGGCAGAAGACAAGTCTGAGGCCCAAGGCCCAGTGCAGATTCTGACTGTGGGCCAGTCAGACCACGCCCAGGACGCAGGGGAGACGGCAGCTGGTGGGGGCGAACGGCCCAGCGGGCAGGATCTCCGTGCCACGATGCAGAGGAAGG GCATCTCCAGCAGCATGAGCTTTGACGAGgatgaggaggatgaggaggagaacAGCTCCAGCTCCTCCCAGCTAAATAGTAACACCCGCCCCAGCTCTGCTACTAGCAGGAAGTCCGtcagg GAGGCAGCCTCAGCCCCTAGCCCAACAGCTCCAGAGCAACCAGTGGACGTTGAGGTCCAGGATCTTGAGGAGTTTGCACTGAGGCCAGCCCCCCAGGGTATCACCATCAAATGCCGCATCACTCGGGACAAGAAAGGGATGGACCGGGGCATGTACCCCACCTACTTTCTGCACCTGGACCGTGAGGATGGGAAGAAG GTGTTCCTCCTGgcgggaaggaagagaaagaagagtaaaACTTCCAATTACCTCATCTCTGTGGACCCAACAGACTTGTCTCGAGGAGGGGACAGCTATATCGGGAAACTGCG GTCCAACTTGATGGGCACCAAGTTCACTGTTTATGACAATGGAGTCAACCCTCAGAAGGCCTCATCCTCCACTTTGGAAAGTGGAACCTTACGTCAGGAGCTGGCAGCTGTGTGCTAC GAGACAAACGTCTTAGGCTTCAAGGGGCCTCGGAAGATGAGCGTGATTGTCCCAGGCATGAACATGGTTCATGAGAGAGTCTCTATCCGCCCCCGTAAC GAGCATGAGACACTGCTAGCACGCTGGCAGAATAAGAACACAGAGAGTATCATCGAGCTGCAAAACAAGACACCTGTCTGGAATGATGACACACAGTCCTATGTACTCAACTTCCATGGGCGCGTCACACAGGCCTCCGTGAAGAACTTCCAGATCATCCATGGCAATGACC CGGACTACATCGTGATGCAGTTTGGCCGGGTAGCAGAGGATGTGTTCACCATGGATTACAACTACCCGCTGTGTGCGCTGCAGGCCTTTGCCATTGCCCTGTCCAGCTTCGACAGCAAGCTGGCGTGCGAGTAG